A segment of the Pongo abelii isolate AG06213 chromosome 16, NHGRI_mPonAbe1-v2.0_pri, whole genome shotgun sequence genome:
cTAAAATACAATATAATCTTATCCCACCCGCCTTGAAAATTCTTCAGAAGTTCTCCATGTCCTACAGGACAAAACCTTTAGCATAAAATGGGGCCCTTCATGGTGTGCATCTCTTATCCTCCAGCTCTACCCTGCTTCCTTAAAGCAGTATCTTCACATCTCCAAATGACTTTCCTTTTAAGTGAAATTCCCTTCCCTGTCTGCATAGCAAATCCTCATTTCTCTTCCAAAAGCTACTTTAAAAACTAAGTTCAGTTCAAAGGCCACCTCACTCAAGAAGCCTTTCCAAACATCTCCAGACAGCCTGAGGCCACCATGCCCCCAtaccttaatttcatttatttacttagctTGTGAGCTCCTTTGAAGCAAAAATTTTTCACTTGTCTCCTCAAGGCAGCCTCACCTTTGTTCATTATAGGACTAGATACCTGCTTAATGACTAAAGACACCAAAATCAGTCTCATTATTTTATAGACACATTATATTTATTCAGAAAGATTAAGTATTTCAAAGGTAAAAAGTGAAGCTAACATTTGAAGATTAGGTAAGTTTCATGTTACAGAATATAAATAGAtgaaaatggataaaaaattattatgaggTACACACATTAGAATTTGACTTGCTCAGTTTGCCTCTTTGTGCCCCGACCTTTATCAAAGATAATTATGTGACTAAGTATCATAACTAAGCTGGTACACGGAATGGACAAGTGAAAATAGGTGGGACATTAGAATTATTATATATGAGCTCTTCTGACTTCAGAGTAAAATTTGTGTTGCTCACTCCTAGCTTCCGAAAGTGAATAAATACATAGaagattaaaggaaaataatttcacttAAGGTGATCTTTTCATATAAActataatgaaaagaaacaaacttgGCCAAAGTAGGATTTTATATATTCTTAActgatttttaagataaaaattaaaccATTTGCTCAAGTTAAAGTGATTACGTTATAATGAAATGTTCCATTTGTAACAGCTAATAATTTTTAGACTCCATCTTTCAATTTATTCTGAATTCTCTCAGTGGCAATAAAGCACAACTCTTAGGAACAGTAACCTTCCAAGAAACTCATCAAATCATAAAAATGCTATCCAATCTACAAATGTTACAAACTACTGTAATGACACGGTTTTATGTAAACCGACCTGGGTCCATATGGAGGGGAAAAAGTGTGACCAAAGaagtgtctatatatatattcatccaACTTCTCAAATACTCCATCATTATCTACTTGATATTCCTTCATGTTTCTAAGATAATCTTTAACATCATTAACAAAGTCAGTGAAGAGCTTCTGATCATGTATAAAGACACCGTTTAGGAAAAACTTATTGATGAACCGATCAAGTTCGTTCCAGTGACAAAAAGTATCCAGTTCTTTTAACATGTACCTTTGAATTATCTGTCTAAATTCATCCATCCTTATAGGATTCACCACTGTGTTAAAAAGGCTAATGGACTCTTGTTGAGCACAATCAAATACACCATAACAAGCCTTTCTGAAAGAATGAGAATTTTCTCTACAAGCATGACCAGGACTGCATTTCcttgaatttgtattttttctgaattctttAAAGTGAACtggcttttctttccttccatcatTTTGCATAGTAGGGCCTCTATTATGATGGTTTTCTGTAGGTGCCTTATACTGTGGATGTAAATAGTCACTAAAAACTGTTCTTGGTTTTTCAGCTGCTGCTTTTGTAGCACCAAATCTTTTATTACCCTTTTCATCAAAGATATTCTTGGTGGTATCTTTAAAATGTCTGAAAGTGGATTTAACTGAATCTgagaattttttcagattttccttCACAGCTTCTTTAGCCtgcttaattttctctttatgaTGCCTCACAAACTCCTTGGTAGAATTCTTCATGGCATCAAATGTTTCCTTAACTGAACCCAAAAATGTTTCCTTTGACTTATTTTTAGCCCTGTGGTTTCCTCtgcccactttcttttttccatcCGTTTCTTGTTTTCCACTTTGATCTTTTGCCTCAACATACAATCTTTCCCACAAATCAGAACGCTGTTGTTCGAAGGTTAGCTTCCGTTCCAGCTCAGTGAGTCTTTCCCGTAAGAttgctatttcctttttttcagtaTATACATTGGGAGAATCTGACTTGCCATGTAACTGACTACCACTTAACTGCTGGAGTTCCCCTCTTAAAGCCGTAGTTACTAGTCGTTCTCTCTCCAGTTCCCTCTTTAGCATCTTTGCTTCTGTCAACAGAGTCTCCCTTTGACTAAGAAAGCTgtgttttttctgcttttcctcttCCAAATGCTGCTTaagtttctgattttctttaacTAATTCAGTACTTGTCCCTTTATCTTCCAATATTCTAATCTGTTCTCTTAGTTTGTTTAACTCTTCCTGTAATGAGGACAaggctttttcttccttctccaggGATACTCTTAAATACTGATTTTCTGTAGCAAGGTTCGTTTTCTGAGTTTCAAAGGACATCTTCTCTGCTTCAGTAAGTGTCCAACACCTTGCAAGATTTTCTTTCAatgactacattttttttttgaaacagaagaaataaaatgtcaagTGCTTTAAAAGCTGAATTTAAATCTTTAAGATATAATACCCCAAAAGCTTTTGTCTTTACTTCTACAGATActacccccccccccaccccaccggTAGTATTTTCAATAGTATAAACATTGGGAAATACAAGGTTCATATGCAAGAAAACACAGAGCAGAGAGCTACATCAAATTGAGAACTATAGCATggtggaagaattttttttttcttgagatggagtctcactctgtcgcccagactaga
Coding sequences within it:
- the CCPG1 gene encoding cell cycle progression protein 1 isoform X2 translates to MSENSSDSDSSCGWTVISHEGSDIEMLNSVTPTNSCEPAPECSSLEQEELQALQLEQGESSQNGTVLMEETAYPALEETSSTIEAEEEKIPEDNIYIGTASDDSDIVTLEPPKLEEIGNQEVVIVEEAQSSEDFNMGSSSSSQYTFCQPETERWWEKLWKIPECIWGWDDQLKHHVPSQLAFQVFSSQPSDDESSSDETSNQPSPAFRRRRARKKTVSTSESEDRLVAEQETEPSKELRKRQFSSGLNKCVILALVIAVSMGFGHFYGTIQIQKRQQLVRKIHEDELNDMKDYLSQCQQEQGSFIDYKSLKENLARCWTLTEAEKMSFETQKTNLATENQYLRVSLEKEEKALSSLQEELNKLREQIRILEDKGTSTELVKENQKLKQHLEEEKQKKHSFLSQRETLLTEAKMLKRELERERLVTTALRGELQQLSGSQLHGKSDSPNVYTEKKEIAILRERLTELERKLTFEQQRSDLWERLYVEAKDQSGKQETDGKKKVGRGNHRAKNKSKETFLGSVKETFDAMKNSTKEFVRHHKEKIKQAKEAVKENLKKFSDSVKSTFRHFKDTTKNIFDEKGNKRFGATKAAAEKPRTVFSDYLHPQYKAPTENHHNRGPTMQNDGRKEKPVHFKEFRKNTNSRKCSPGHACRENSHSFRKACYGVFDCAQQESISLFNTVVNPIRMDEFRQIIQRYMLKELDTFCHWNELDRFINKFFLNGVFIHDQKLFTDFVNDVKDYLRNMKEYQVDNDGVFEKLDEYIYRHFFGHTFSPPYGPSRPDKKQRMVNIENSRHRKQEQKHLQPQPYKREGKWHKYGRTNGRQMANLEIELGQLPFDPQY
- the CCPG1 gene encoding cell cycle progression protein 1 isoform X4; this translates as MSENSSDSDSSCGWTVISHEGSDIEMLNSVTPTNSCEPAPECSSLEQEELQALQLEQGESSQNGTVLMEETAYPALEETSSTIEAEEEKIPEDNIYIGTASDDSDIVTLEPPKLEEIGNQEVVIVEEAQSSEDFNMGSSSSSQYTFCQPETERWWEKLWKIPECIWGWDDQLKHHVPSQLAFQVFSSQPSDDESSSDETSNQPSPAFRRRRARKKTVSTSESEDRLVAEQETEPSKELRKRQFSSGLNKCVILALVIAVSMGFGHFYGTIQIQKRQQLVRKIHEDELNDMKDYLSQCQQEQGSFIDYKSLKENLARCWTLTEAEKMSFETQKTNLATENQYLRVSLEKEEKALSSLQEELNKLREQIRILEDKGTSTELVKENQKLKQHLEEEKQKKHSFLSQRETLLTEAKMLKRELERERLVTTALRGELQQLSGSQLHGKSDSPNVYTEKKEIAILRERLTELERKLTFEQQRSDLWERLYVEAKDQSGKQETDGKKKVGRGNHRAKNKSKETFLGSVKETFDAMKNSTKEFVRHHKEKIKQAKEAVKENLKKFSDSVKSTFRHFKDTTKNIFDEKGNKRFGATKAAAEKPRTVFSDYLHPQYKAPTENHHNRGPTMQNDGRKEKPVHFKEFRKNTNSRKCSPGHACRENSHSFRKACYGVFDCAQQESISLFNTVVNPIRMDEFRQIIQRYMLKELDTFCHWNELDRFINKFFLNGVFIHDQKLFTDFVNDVKDYLRNMKEYQVDNDGVFEKLDEYIYRHFFGHTFSPPYGPSRPDKKQRMVNIENSRHRKQEQKHLQPQPYKREEPSDL
- the CCPG1 gene encoding cell cycle progression protein 1 isoform X1 — protein: MSENSSDSDSSCGWTVISHEGSDIEMLNSVTPTNSCEPAPECSSLEQEELQALQLEQGESSQNGTVLMEETAYPALEETSSTIEAEEEKIPEDNIYIGTASDDSDIVTLEPPKLEEIGNQEVVIVEEAQSSEDFNMGSSSSSQYTFCQPETALCIFFSCLFTKERWWEKLWKIPECIWGWDDQLKHHVPSQLAFQVFSSQPSDDESSSDETSNQPSPAFRRRRARKKTVSTSESEDRLVAEQETEPSKELRKRQFSSGLNKCVILALVIAVSMGFGHFYGTIQIQKRQQLVRKIHEDELNDMKDYLSQCQQEQGSFIDYKSLKENLARCWTLTEAEKMSFETQKTNLATENQYLRVSLEKEEKALSSLQEELNKLREQIRILEDKGTSTELVKENQKLKQHLEEEKQKKHSFLSQRETLLTEAKMLKRELERERLVTTALRGELQQLSGSQLHGKSDSPNVYTEKKEIAILRERLTELERKLTFEQQRSDLWERLYVEAKDQSGKQETDGKKKVGRGNHRAKNKSKETFLGSVKETFDAMKNSTKEFVRHHKEKIKQAKEAVKENLKKFSDSVKSTFRHFKDTTKNIFDEKGNKRFGATKAAAEKPRTVFSDYLHPQYKAPTENHHNRGPTMQNDGRKEKPVHFKEFRKNTNSRKCSPGHACRENSHSFRKACYGVFDCAQQESISLFNTVVNPIRMDEFRQIIQRYMLKELDTFCHWNELDRFINKFFLNGVFIHDQKLFTDFVNDVKDYLRNMKEYQVDNDGVFEKLDEYIYRHFFGHTFSPPYGPSRPDKKQRMVNIENSRHRKQEQKHLQPQPYKREGKWHKYGRTNGRQMANLEIELGQLPFDPQY
- the CCPG1 gene encoding cell cycle progression protein 1 isoform X6; this encodes MSENSSDSDSSCGWTVISHEGSDIEMLNSVTPTNSCEPAPECSSLEQEELQALQLEQGESSQNGTVLMEETAYPALEETSSTIEAEEEKIPEDNIYIGTASDDSDIVTLEPPKLEEIGNQEVVIVEEAQSSEDFNMGSSSSSQYTFCQPETVFSSQPSDDESSSDETSNQPSPAFRRRRARKKTVSTSESEDRLVAEQETEPSKELRKRQFSSGLNKCVILALVIAVSMGFGHFYGTIQIQKRQQLVRKIHEDELNDMKDYLSQCQQEQGSFIDYKSLKENLARCWTLTEAEKMSFETQKTNLATENQYLRVSLEKEEKALSSLQEELNKLREQIRILEDKGTSTELVKENQKLKQHLEEEKQKKHSFLSQRETLLTEAKMLKRELERERLVTTALRGELQQLSGSQLHGKSDSPNVYTEKKEIAILRERLTELERKLTFEQQRSDLWERLYVEAKDQSGKQETDGKKKVGRGNHRAKNKSKETFLGSVKETFDAMKNSTKEFVRHHKEKIKQAKEAVKENLKKFSDSVKSTFRHFKDTTKNIFDEKGNKRFGATKAAAEKPRTVFSDYLHPQYKAPTENHHNRGPTMQNDGRKEKPVHFKEFRKNTNSRKCSPGHACRENSHSFRKACYGVFDCAQQESISLFNTVVNPIRMDEFRQIIQRYMLKELDTFCHWNELDRFINKFFLNGVFIHDQKLFTDFVNDVKDYLRNMKEYQVDNDGVFEKLDEYIYRHFFGHTFSPPYGPSRPDKKQRMVNIENSRHRKQEQKHLQPQPYKREEPSDL
- the CCPG1 gene encoding cell cycle progression protein 1 isoform X5; the protein is MSENSSDSDSSCGWTVISHEGSDIEMLNSVTPTNSCEPAPECSSLEQEELQALQLEQGESSQNGTVLMEETAYPALEETSSTIEAEEEKIPEDNIYIGTASDDSDIVTLEPPKLEEIGNQEVVIVEEAQSSEDFNMGSSSSSQYTFCQPETVFSSQPSDDESSSDETSNQPSPAFRRRRARKKTVSTSESEDRLVAEQETEPSKELRKRQFSSGLNKCVILALVIAVSMGFGHFYGTIQIQKRQQLVRKIHEDELNDMKDYLSQCQQEQGSFIDYKSLKENLARCWTLTEAEKMSFETQKTNLATENQYLRVSLEKEEKALSSLQEELNKLREQIRILEDKGTSTELVKENQKLKQHLEEEKQKKHSFLSQRETLLTEAKMLKRELERERLVTTALRGELQQLSGSQLHGKSDSPNVYTEKKEIAILRERLTELERKLTFEQQRSDLWERLYVEAKDQSGKQETDGKKKVGRGNHRAKNKSKETFLGSVKETFDAMKNSTKEFVRHHKEKIKQAKEAVKENLKKFSDSVKSTFRHFKDTTKNIFDEKGNKRFGATKAAAEKPRTVFSDYLHPQYKAPTENHHNRGPTMQNDGRKEKPVHFKEFRKNTNSRKCSPGHACRENSHSFRKACYGVFDCAQQESISLFNTVVNPIRMDEFRQIIQRYMLKELDTFCHWNELDRFINKFFLNGVFIHDQKLFTDFVNDVKDYLRNMKEYQVDNDGVFEKLDEYIYRHFFGHTFSPPYGPSRPDKKQRMVNIENSRHRKQEQKHLQPQPYKREGKWHKYGRTNGRQMANLEIELGQLPFDPQY
- the CCPG1 gene encoding cell cycle progression protein 1 isoform X3: MSENSSDSDSSCGWTVISHEGSDIEMLNSVTPTNSCEPAPECSSLEQEELQALQLEQGESSQNGTVLMEETAYPALEETSSTIEAEEEKIPEDNIYIGTASDDSDIVTLEPPKLEEIGNQEVVIVEEAQSSEDFNMGSSSSSQYTFCQPETALCIFFSCLFTKERWWEKLWKIPECIWGWDDQLKHHVPSQLAFQVFSSQPSDDESSSDETSNQPSPAFRRRRARKKTVSTSESEDRLVAEQETEPSKELRKRQFSSGLNKCVILALVIAVSMGFGHFYGTIQIQKRQQLVRKIHEDELNDMKDYLSQCQQEQGSFIDYKSLKENLARCWTLTEAEKMSFETQKTNLATENQYLRVSLEKEEKALSSLQEELNKLREQIRILEDKGTSTELVKENQKLKQHLEEEKQKKHSFLSQRETLLTEAKMLKRELERERLVTTALRGELQQLSGSQLHGKSDSPNVYTEKKEIAILRERLTELERKLTFEQQRSDLWERLYVEAKDQSGKQETDGKKKVGRGNHRAKNKSKETFLGSVKETFDAMKNSTKEFVRHHKEKIKQAKEAVKENLKKFSDSVKSTFRHFKDTTKNIFDEKGNKRFGATKAAAEKPRTVFSDYLHPQYKAPTENHHNRGPTMQNDGRKEKPVHFKEFRKNTNSRKCSPGHACRENSHSFRKACYGVFDCAQQESISLFNTVVNPIRMDEFRQIIQRYMLKELDTFCHWNELDRFINKFFLNGVFIHDQKLFTDFVNDVKDYLRNMKEYQVDNDGVFEKLDEYIYRHFFGHTFSPPYGPSRPDKKQRMVNIENSRHRKQEQKHLQPQPYKREEPSDL
- the CCPG1 gene encoding cell cycle progression protein 1 isoform X10, encoding MSENSSDSDSSCGWTVISHEGSDIEMLNSVTPTNSCEPAPECSSLEQEELQALQLEQGESSQNGTVLMEETAYPALEETSSTIEAEEEKIPEDNIYIGTASDDSDIVTLEPPKLEEIGNQEVVIVEEAQSSEDFNMGSSSSSQYTFCQPETVFSSQPSDDESSSDETSNQPSPAFRRRRARKKTVSTSESEDRLVAEQETEPSKELRKRQFSSGLNKCVILALVIAVSMGFGHFYGTIQIQKRQQLVRKIHEDELNDMKDYLSQCQQEQGSFIDYKSLKENLARCWTLTEAEKMSFETQKTNLATENQYLRVSLEKEEKALSSLQEELNKLREQIRILEDKGTSTELVKENQKLKQHLEEEKQKKHSFLSQRETLLTEAKMLKRELERERLVTTALRGELQQLSGSQLHGKSDSPNVYTEKKEIAILRERLTELERKLTFEQQRSDLWERLYVEAKDQSGKQETDGKKKVGRGNHRAKNKSKETFLGSVKETFDAMKNSTKEFVRHHKEKIKQAKEAVKENLKKFSDSVKSTFRHFKDTTKNIFDEKGNKRFGATKAAAEKPRTVFSDYLHPQYKAPTENHHNRGPTMQNDGRKEKPVHFKEFRKNTNSRKCSPGHACRENSHSFRKACYGVFDCAQQESISLFNTVVNPIRMDEFRQIIQSRPDKKQRMVNIENSRHRKQEQKHLQPQPYKREEPSDL
- the CCPG1 gene encoding cell cycle progression protein 1 isoform X9 codes for the protein MSENSSDSDSSCGWTVISHEGSDIEMLNSVTPTNSCEPAPECSSLEQEELQALQLEQGESSQNGTVLMEETAYPALEETSSTIEAEEEKIPEDNIYIGTASDDSDIVTLEPPKLEEIGNQEVVIVEEAQSSEDFNMGSSSSSQYTFCQPETVFSSQPSDDESSSDETSNQPSPAFRRRRARKKTVSTSESEDRLVAEQETEPSKELRKRQFSSGLNKCVILALVIAVSMGFGHFYGTIQIQKRQQLVRKIHEDELNDMKDYLSQCQQEQGSFIDYKSLKENLARCWTLTEAEKMSFETQKTNLATENQYLRVSLEKEEKALSSLQEELNKLREQIRILEDKGTSTELVKENQKLKQHLEEEKQKKHSFLSQRETLLTEAKMLKRELERERLVTTALRGELQQLSGSQLHGKSDSPNVYTEKKEIAILRERLTELERKLTFEQQRSDLWERLYVEAKDQSGKQETDGKKKVGRGNHRAKNKSKETFLGSVKETFDAMKNSTKEFVRHHKEKIKQAKEAVKENLKKFSDSVKSTFRHFKDTTKNIFDEKGNKRFGATKAAAEKPRTVFSDYLHPQYKAPTENHHNRGPTMQNDGRKEKPVHFKEFRKNTNSRKCSPGHACRENSHSFRKACYGVFDCAQQESISLFNTVVNPIRMDEFRQIIQSRPDKKQRMVNIENSRHRKQEQKHLQPQPYKREGKWHKYGRTNGRQMANLEIELGQLPFDPQY
- the CCPG1 gene encoding cell cycle progression protein 1 isoform X8, coding for MSENSSDSDSSCGWTVISHEGSDIEMLNSVTPTNSCEPAPECSSLEQEELQALQLEQGESSQNGTVLMEETAYPALEETSSTIEAEEEKIPEDNIYIGTASDDSDIVTLEPPKLEEIGNQEVVIVEEAQSSEDFNMGSSSSSQYTFCQPETALCIFFSCLFTKERWWEKLWKIPECIWGWDDQLKHHVPSQLAFQVFSSQPSDDESSSDETSNQPSPAFRRRRARKKTVSTSESEDRLVAEQETEPSKELRKRQFSSGLNKCVILALVIAVSMGFGHFYGTIQIQKRQQLVRKIHEDELNDMKDYLSQCQQEQGSFIDYKSLKENLARCWTLTEAEKMSFETQKTNLATENQYLRVSLEKEEKALSSLQEELNKLREQIRILEDKGTSTELVKENQKLKQHLEEEKQKKHSFLSQRETLLTEAKMLKRELERERLVTTALRGELQQLSGSQLHGKSDSPNVYTEKKEIAILRERLTELERKLTFEQQRSDLWERLYVEAKDQSGKQETDGKKKVGRGNHRAKNKSKETFLGSVKETFDAMKNSTKEFVRHHKEKIKQAKEAVKENLKKFSDSVKSTFRHFKDTTKNIFDEKGNKRFGATKAAAEKPRTVFSDYLHPQYKAPTENHHNRGPTMQNDGRKEKPVHFKEFRKNTNSRKCSPGHACRENSHSFRKACYGVFDCAQQESISLFNTVVNPIRMDEFRQIIQSRPDKKQRMVNIENSRHRKQEQKHLQPQPYKREEPSDL
- the CCPG1 gene encoding cell cycle progression protein 1 isoform X7; the protein is MSENSSDSDSSCGWTVISHEGSDIEMLNSVTPTNSCEPAPECSSLEQEELQALQLEQGESSQNGTVLMEETAYPALEETSSTIEAEEEKIPEDNIYIGTASDDSDIVTLEPPKLEEIGNQEVVIVEEAQSSEDFNMGSSSSSQYTFCQPETALCIFFSCLFTKERWWEKLWKIPECIWGWDDQLKHHVPSQLAFQVFSSQPSDDESSSDETSNQPSPAFRRRRARKKTVSTSESEDRLVAEQETEPSKELRKRQFSSGLNKCVILALVIAVSMGFGHFYGTIQIQKRQQLVRKIHEDELNDMKDYLSQCQQEQGSFIDYKSLKENLARCWTLTEAEKMSFETQKTNLATENQYLRVSLEKEEKALSSLQEELNKLREQIRILEDKGTSTELVKENQKLKQHLEEEKQKKHSFLSQRETLLTEAKMLKRELERERLVTTALRGELQQLSGSQLHGKSDSPNVYTEKKEIAILRERLTELERKLTFEQQRSDLWERLYVEAKDQSGKQETDGKKKVGRGNHRAKNKSKETFLGSVKETFDAMKNSTKEFVRHHKEKIKQAKEAVKENLKKFSDSVKSTFRHFKDTTKNIFDEKGNKRFGATKAAAEKPRTVFSDYLHPQYKAPTENHHNRGPTMQNDGRKEKPVHFKEFRKNTNSRKCSPGHACRENSHSFRKACYGVFDCAQQESISLFNTVVNPIRMDEFRQIIQSRPDKKQRMVNIENSRHRKQEQKHLQPQPYKREGKWHKYGRTNGRQMANLEIELGQLPFDPQY